In one Silene latifolia isolate original U9 population chromosome 10, ASM4854445v1, whole genome shotgun sequence genomic region, the following are encoded:
- the LOC141609399 gene encoding uncharacterized protein LOC141609399 has translation MTMGSYEYDGVSSVSSIDSLECRSKQEAREIPQKNKTKIETYWEMRKKESKRKLEEWEETSSAITGLLDTTGASILEVDGCKLKLNKPELYSRLTRLLWQCRWKSCLSYFTHPGGDESDGGMVAIENSPTLTKKTNKLYSSKAFIAIKQYNNNINNQQSSKLEFCSFIRVAYSYGCELYITFTACQNGQLGTFQAVVDDDWDWDEDVNVNLVLLRHLEADKIIAIMSLSGAEEEWKKIFG, from the exons ATGACGATGGGTTCATATGAATATGATGGTGTTTCTTCTGTGAGTTCTATCGATAGTTTAGAGTGTCGATCGAAGCAAGAGGCCAGAGAAATCCCCCAAAAGAACAAGACAAAGATAGAAACATACTGGGAAATGAGAAAGAAAGAATCCAAAAGAAAACTAGAAGAGTGGGAGGAAACCAGCTCTGCTATCACAGGATTACTTGACACAACTGGTGCCTCTATTTTGGAAGTCGATGGCTGCAAACTTAAGCTAAACAAACCAGAACTTTATTCCCGCCTCACCCGCTTGTTGTGGCAGTGTAGATGGAAGAGCTGCCTCTCTTACTTTACTCACCCTGGTGGAGATGAATCTGACGGTGGGATGGTTGCAATTGAGAATAGTCCCACTTTAACCAAGAAAACCAACAAGCTTTACTCGTCCAAAGCTTTCATAGCCATCAAGCAGTacaacaacaatatcaacaaccaACAATCGTCAAAGCTTGAGTTTTGTTCCTTTATTAGGGTTGCCTACTCATATGGATGTGAGTTATATATCACCTTTACCGCTTGCCAGAATGGCCAATTAGGTACATTCCAAGCTGTAGTTGATGATGATTGGGACTGGGATGAGGACGTCAACGTCAATCTTGTTTTACTTAGGCATCTCGAGGCTGATAAAATCATTGCCATTATGTCTCTCTCTG GGGCTGAAGAAGAGTGGAAGAAAATATTTGGCTAA